GGCACCGACGCATTCGCAATCATCTCAATCGGCTGCGCCAACACCACCGGCACGCTCACCCCGGTCAGCGACACAGCAATACCCGCAATCGCCGCTAGCACCATCGTGTTAGTAAGCGGCGCAACCACCAGATTTCGGACAATGTTTGTCGATTTCTTATTGGTCAAAATCTCCATGATCGTCATCGTGATTGGGGCATAAAACGCCACCTGGAACAAAATCACCGGAATCACCACGGTGAAGTCATGCAGAATATACGCCGCCAGCGGAATACCCAGGTTACCCGCATTGGCATACGACGCCGCCAACATCCCAATCACCGACACCGCCGCCGTGCGTTTCAGTACATACCTCATCACCAGGAAAAACAGGAATCCCACGACGAGTGCCGACGCGGCAATCACCACAAAGTTCAACGAAAAAATCGTCGACGTATCCGACTTCGTCACCCGATCGAACAGCAGCGCAGGCGTGGCCACATAGTAAACAAACAAGCTCATGGGCTTCTGCGCATTCTTGCCGAGGGTATCTTTCCTCCCCAGCAGCCAGCCAATACCGATGACGATAAACACCACCGTGAATCCCATGAGCACCTGTTGCATGATCGTTATTGTGCCACGTCGG
The window above is part of the Corynebacterium deserti GIMN1.010 genome. Proteins encoded here:
- a CDS encoding AEC family transporter, whose protein sequence is MQQVLMGFTVVFIVIGIGWLLGRKDTLGKNAQKPMSLFVYYVATPALLFDRVTKSDTSTIFSLNFVVIAASALVVGFLFFLVMRYVLKRTAAVSVIGMLAASYANAGNLGIPLAAYILHDFTVVIPVILFQVAFYAPITMTIMEILTNKKSTNIVRNLVVAPLTNTMVLAAIAGIAVSLTGVSVPVVLAQPIEMIANASVPLALVVFGLSLSKSRILEKGQVARRDVFLAAFFKNFIHPVVAGLLAWWLGMEGTDLLAAIILGALPTAQNVYTYALRFRTAEAVARDTGVVSTLISFPVLVAVSIIFGSGS